In Trifolium pratense cultivar HEN17-A07 linkage group LG7, ARS_RC_1.1, whole genome shotgun sequence, a genomic segment contains:
- the LOC123895106 gene encoding transcription factor TCP4-like, whose translation MNGGEIVEVDGGHIIRSRGRKDRHSKVCTAKGPRDRRVRLSAHTAIEFYDVQDRLGFDRPSKALDWLINKAKPAIDQLDQLPPWKPSLLTKQQQQNDDVSEKLNDNGNGNENGNENEFRFLQNFNSNSNGFVSFESEIGETTPSSPIQFPDLLSRTDSNDLRLSLQQNQHVQPHVLFAGNFDGMLAWNSGGGGGGAAIDTGGSGGGGGGGGNNDDASGGGFVFHAPSPSPVVFPAVMYGQNQYLSQRGPLQSSYNPSVRAWIDAPTFVADYRRQVAATAALGAGFASGGFSGFRVPARIGGDDDDEVHGGLSNRPSSASSDSRR comes from the coding sequence ATGAACGGTGGAGAGATAGTGGAAGTTGACGGCGGTCACATTATAAGGTCAAGAGGTAGAAAAGACCGTCATAGTAAAGTTTGCACGGCGAAAGGGCCGAGAGATAGACGCGTCCGTCTCTCGGCCCATACCGCCATTGAATTTTATGATGTTCAAGATCGATTGGGCTTTGATAGGCCCAGTAAAGCCCTTGATTGGCTCATTAATAAAGCTAAGCCCGCCATCGATCAACTCGATCAACTTCCTCCATGGAAACCAAGTCTTCTTACTAAACAACAGCAACAAAACGACGACGTTTCGGAGAAACTGAACGATAACGGTAACGGAAATGAAAACGGCAACGAAAACGAGTTTCGTTTTCTTCAGAATTTTAACAGTAATAGCAACGGTTTTGTTTCGTTTGAAAGTGAAATTGGTGAAACGACGCCGTCTTCGCCGATTCAGTTTCCTGATTTGCTTTCGAGAACAGATAGTAATGATTTGAGGCTTTCGCTTCAACAGAATCAGCACGTGCAACCTCATGTGCTTTTCGCCGGAAACTTTGATGGAATGTTAGCGTGGAATTCCGgtggcggtggtggtggtgctGCTATTGATACTGGTGGTagcggtggtggtggtggtggtggtggtaatAATGATGATGCTTCAGGTGGAGGTTTTGTGTTTCATGCTCCTTCACCGTCGCCGGTGGTTTTTCCGGCGGTGATGTATGGTCAGAATCAGTATCTTTCTCAGAGGGGACCCCTTCAGTCCAGTTACAATCCTTCAGTTCGTGCTTGGATAGATGCGCCGACGTTCGTTGCTGATTATCGACGTCAGGTAGCTGCCACGGCTGCTTTGGGTGCCGGATTTGCTTCTGGTGGCTTTTCTGGTTTCCGTGTGCCGGCACGAATTGgaggtgatgatgatgatgaggtgCATGGCGGTTTATCTAACAGGCCTTCGTCTGCTTCCTCAGATTCTCGCCGTTGA
- the LOC123895107 gene encoding protein IQ-DOMAIN 10-like: MGLKKGCFKIIFRRKKPKEDKSKQEMVQSTDEISNEPSIGNQNPHEESSSTPNEGLMMERTVPSRLNDNIAATRIQNAFRSFMARRTFQNLSGAKKFEAFIQDHTAGDQTATTLNYIHSWSRIQDEIRARRICMITAAKIKQRRLESQLKVEAKINELETEWCSGSETMEEILSRIYQREEAAIKRERAMAYAFSHQWRPNQYFGQASYSLGKESWGWSWMERWVAARPWEVRVQVESPKTKKLNGQQKKTKLDKMNHNETKSPLAKAAQLDNINHNETKSPLAKAALSNGKESEKGKKNKT; this comes from the exons ATGGGTCTAAAGAAAGGGTGTTTTAAGATAATATTCAGAAGGAAGAAACCTAAGGAAGATAAATCCAAACAAGAaatg GTACAATCTACTGATGAAATATCCAATGAACCCTCAATTGGGAACCAAAACCCTCATGAAGAATCAAGTAGCACTCCCAATGAAGGTTTGATGATGGAGAGAACAGTTCCCTCCAGGTTGAATGACAACATTGCTGCTACTAGGATTCAAAATGCATTTCGTTCATTTATG GCAAGAAGAACATTTCAAAATCTAAGCGGAGCAAAGAAATTTGAAGCTTTCATTCAAGACCATACGGCCGGCGACCAAACAGCAACTACACTTAACTACATACATTCATGGAGCAGAATACAAGATGAAATTAGAGCTCGCAGAATCTGTATGATAACAGCAGCCAAGATTAAGCAAAGGAGGTTGGAAAGCCAGTTAAAAGTTGAGGCTAAGATTAATGAGCTCGAG ACGGAATGGTGCAGCGGTTCTGAAACAATGGAAGAGATACTTTCAAGGATATATCAGCGAGAAGAAGCAGCAATTAAACGAGAGCGAGCCATGGCATATGCTTTCTCTCATCAG TGGAGACCAAACCAGTATTTTGGTCAGGCTTCTTATAGCCTTGGTAAAGAAAGCTGGGGTTGGAGCTGGATGGAGCGTTGGGTCGCAGCGCGTCCTTGGGAAGTTCGGGTTCAAGTTGAGTCCCCCAAAACAAAGAAACTCAATGGCCAACAGAAAAAAACCAAATTAGATAAGATGAACCATAATGAAACCAAATCACCATTGGCTAAAGCTGCCCAGTTAGATAACATTAACCATAATGAAACCAAATCACCATTGGCTAAAGCTGCCCTGTCAAATGGGAAGGAGTCtgagaaaggaaagaaaaacaaaacttga